Proteins from one Actinomycetota bacterium genomic window:
- the rsfS gene encoding ribosome silencing factor, with translation MPEGKAVREVPDSRDVAVAAARAASEKQGSRIVILDVRDLIVITDYFVIASGSSDRQVRTIVEEIEKALRGLAVKPLRREGESEGAWVLLDYVDVVVHVFGEEERDFYDLERLWRDAPTVEWEEAGAASG, from the coding sequence GTGCCGGAGGGTAAGGCCGTCCGGGAAGTGCCGGACTCACGAGACGTCGCGGTGGCCGCCGCCCGGGCGGCCTCGGAGAAGCAGGGCTCACGCATCGTGATCCTCGACGTGCGCGACCTCATCGTGATCACCGACTACTTCGTGATCGCGAGCGGTTCGAGCGACCGCCAGGTCCGGACCATCGTCGAGGAGATCGAGAAGGCCCTCCGCGGGCTGGCCGTGAAGCCCCTGCGCCGGGAGGGCGAGTCCGAGGGCGCGTGGGTGCTCCTCGACTACGTGGACGTGGTCGTGCACGTGTTCGGGGAGGAGGAGCGCGACTTCTACGACCTCGAGCGGCTGTGGCGCGACGCGCCCACCGTCGAGTGGGAGGAAGCCGGCGCCGCATCCGGCTGA
- a CDS encoding LCP family protein has product MRTRVREEPWVAGGGSGRGPLGSRRDRRWVSLAATGAIVVAAVAIGWVYSRDTGARPPAPRTTPSPVSRFTGPSHLVLFAVLAKPEPFVALVGSMGGQPPAVVDVPARLVLTLPGAGSGTVADAVAAPGPLFTASVSNALGTWVPHESITDLAGLARIVDGAGGVSVDLVQPVEVDGREIGPGPVTMDGRLASAFLRGAAGLAPAERWQELLVALFRSGLSAQADDFTQVDDPASVLAVFAEARAPRYRELPATPSEGRLLVPDDPAIRRTLSSVLGIQTKPPVGVVVLNGSGVPGVGETVAARLVPGGFRIVASGNAQTFDHQVTEIVATTDQAEAQAKRVRRLLGVGTVVLGAGTSGLADITIVVGRDLTAA; this is encoded by the coding sequence GTGAGGACGAGGGTGCGGGAGGAGCCGTGGGTCGCCGGCGGCGGGAGCGGGCGGGGCCCCCTCGGTTCCAGAAGGGACCGGCGGTGGGTGAGCCTGGCCGCCACCGGGGCCATCGTGGTCGCGGCGGTGGCCATCGGCTGGGTGTACAGCCGCGACACCGGCGCCCGCCCGCCCGCTCCGCGGACGACCCCCAGCCCGGTATCGAGGTTCACCGGCCCGTCCCACCTGGTCCTGTTCGCCGTGCTGGCGAAGCCCGAGCCCTTCGTCGCCCTGGTCGGCTCGATGGGAGGGCAGCCACCGGCCGTGGTGGACGTGCCGGCGCGGCTGGTCCTGACCCTGCCGGGAGCGGGGAGCGGGACGGTGGCCGACGCCGTCGCCGCGCCCGGCCCGCTGTTCACCGCGTCGGTCTCCAACGCGCTCGGGACGTGGGTGCCCCACGAGTCCATCACGGACCTGGCCGGCCTGGCCCGGATCGTGGACGGGGCCGGGGGAGTGAGCGTCGACCTGGTCCAGCCGGTCGAGGTCGACGGGCGGGAGATCGGCCCGGGACCCGTGACCATGGACGGCCGTCTGGCTTCGGCCTTCCTGAGGGGCGCGGCGGGCCTGGCCCCGGCCGAGCGCTGGCAGGAGCTGCTGGTGGCCCTGTTCAGAAGCGGCCTCTCGGCCCAGGCGGACGATTTCACCCAGGTCGACGACCCGGCCTCGGTGCTCGCGGTGTTCGCGGAGGCCAGAGCTCCCCGGTACCGCGAGCTGCCCGCCACCCCTTCCGAGGGGCGGCTCCTGGTGCCGGACGACCCGGCGATTCGCAGGACCCTGTCCTCGGTGCTCGGCATCCAGACCAAGCCGCCCGTCGGCGTGGTGGTGCTGAACGGGAGCGGCGTTCCGGGGGTGGGGGAGACGGTGGCGGCCAGGCTCGTGCCCGGCGGGTTCCGCATCGTGGCCTCGGGGAACGCCCAGACGTTCGATCACCAGGTGACTGAGATCGTGGCGACTACCGATCAGGCCGAGGCCCAGGCGAAGCGGGTTCGGAGGCTCCTGGGCGTGGGAACGGTAGTCTTGGGGGCGGGAACATCGGGACTCGCGGACATCACCATCGTGGTCGGGAGGGATCTCACAGCCGCATGA
- the nadD gene encoding nicotinate-nucleotide adenylyltransferase yields MGGTFDPIHHGHLLTAEEALWQFELDEVVFVPTGQPWMKETRVVSPPEDRYLMVVIATSSNPRFTISRLEIERDGPTYTVETLRQLREERDEDVDLYFITGADAILEIFQWKDPDEALELGHFIAATRPGYDLAAFERGAPTWHPRISVMTIPALAISSTDIRDRVRRGVPIRYLVPDGVLTYIEKSGLYR; encoded by the coding sequence ATGGGCGGCACCTTCGACCCCATCCACCACGGTCACCTGCTCACTGCCGAGGAAGCGCTGTGGCAGTTCGAGCTGGACGAGGTCGTGTTCGTCCCCACCGGGCAGCCCTGGATGAAGGAGACCCGCGTGGTCTCGCCGCCCGAGGACCGCTACCTGATGGTGGTCATCGCCACGTCCAGCAACCCGCGGTTCACCATCTCCCGTCTGGAGATCGAGCGGGACGGCCCCACCTACACGGTGGAGACGCTCCGGCAGCTCCGCGAAGAGCGGGACGAGGACGTGGACCTGTACTTCATCACCGGCGCGGACGCCATCCTCGAGATCTTCCAGTGGAAGGACCCGGACGAGGCCCTCGAGCTGGGGCACTTCATCGCCGCCACCCGGCCCGGGTACGACCTGGCCGCGTTCGAGCGGGGCGCGCCCACCTGGCACCCCCGGATCTCGGTCATGACCATCCCCGCGCTCGCCATCTCCTCCACCGACATCCGCGACCGGGTGCGCCGGGGCGTCCCCATCCGCTACCTGGTGCCGGACGGCGTGCTCACGTACATCGAGAAGAGCGGGCTGTACCGGTGA
- a CDS encoding maleylpyruvate isomerase N-terminal domain-containing protein, which translates to MDRRSRLVRQEDEGYEALCSLLGGLSAEDLAEPGLTTEWSVKDLLAHLGCWMAEAAHVLERIGLGTWEETRIDVDARNRDFYDACRDLDSRAVKCELWSARAMMLHAWGALPEITPAAEEWFVESGPAHYREHLPDLERFVRSRTGQT; encoded by the coding sequence ATGGATAGGCGGTCGCGGCTGGTCCGGCAGGAGGACGAGGGCTACGAGGCCCTGTGCTCCCTGCTCGGTGGGCTGAGCGCAGAGGACCTGGCCGAGCCCGGGCTCACCACGGAGTGGTCGGTGAAGGACCTCCTGGCCCACCTGGGGTGCTGGATGGCGGAGGCCGCGCACGTGCTCGAGCGCATCGGCCTGGGGACGTGGGAGGAGACCCGGATCGACGTCGACGCCAGGAACCGGGACTTCTACGACGCCTGCCGCGACCTGGACTCCCGGGCCGTGAAGTGCGAGCTGTGGTCGGCCCGGGCCATGATGCTCCACGCGTGGGGTGCGCTCCCGGAGATCACCCCGGCCGCCGAGGAGTGGTTCGTCGAGTCCGGGCCCGCCCACTACCGGGAGCACCTGCCGGACCTGGAACGGTTCGTGCGGTCCCGGACCGGCCAGACATAG
- the obgE gene encoding GTPase ObgE, translated as MAFADEAVMFVRAGGGGDGAVSFRREPYTPRGGPDGGDGGPGGSVILEVDRGMRDLSALADHPHQRAENGRPGGKSNRTGGAGRDLVVRVPDGTVVRGEEGLVADLVGEGARAVVARGGRGGRGNASLAGPRNRAPGRAEAGEPGEERRLDLELRVVADVGLVGLPNAGKSTLLSRLSAARPKIADYPFTTLTPNLGVAEGEQRFVVADIPGLVEGAHEGRGLGHRFLRHVMRCRVLAVVVDLAAEDPVQDTSTLVEELAAYDPSLAERLRVVAATKSDLVDPSERSERVAALEQFGPAVAVSGLTGEGVDELRNRLEELAARASEAAEAAQDRGPLVVLRPGRERFTVRREGERFRVAGRHVERWVAETDFEDPAEVVSLQNRLKREGVERRLAAAGARRGDEVVIGDRAFEFFPEEQHGHG; from the coding sequence ATGGCGTTCGCGGACGAGGCGGTGATGTTCGTTCGGGCCGGCGGGGGCGGCGACGGGGCGGTCTCGTTCCGGCGCGAGCCGTACACGCCCCGCGGCGGCCCGGACGGCGGCGACGGGGGGCCCGGAGGCTCGGTGATCCTGGAGGTCGACCGGGGCATGCGGGACCTCTCGGCGCTGGCCGACCATCCCCACCAGCGGGCCGAGAACGGGCGTCCCGGCGGGAAGTCGAACCGGACGGGCGGCGCGGGACGCGACCTCGTGGTCCGGGTTCCCGACGGGACGGTGGTCCGGGGCGAGGAAGGCCTGGTCGCGGACCTGGTGGGGGAGGGGGCGCGCGCCGTGGTGGCCCGGGGAGGCCGTGGTGGGCGCGGCAACGCGTCCCTGGCCGGGCCCCGGAACCGGGCGCCCGGTCGGGCCGAGGCCGGCGAGCCCGGTGAGGAGCGCCGCCTCGACCTGGAGCTCCGGGTGGTGGCCGACGTCGGCTTGGTGGGGCTTCCCAATGCCGGCAAGTCGACCCTGCTGTCGCGCCTGTCGGCGGCCCGGCCCAAGATCGCCGACTACCCTTTCACCACGCTCACCCCGAACCTGGGCGTCGCGGAGGGCGAGCAGCGGTTCGTGGTGGCCGACATCCCCGGCCTGGTGGAGGGAGCCCACGAGGGCCGCGGGCTGGGGCATCGCTTCCTCCGGCACGTGATGCGCTGCCGGGTCCTGGCGGTGGTGGTGGACCTCGCCGCGGAGGACCCGGTGCAGGACACGAGCACGCTGGTCGAAGAGCTGGCGGCGTACGATCCCTCCCTGGCCGAGCGGCTCAGGGTGGTGGCCGCGACGAAATCCGACCTGGTGGACCCGTCCGAGCGCTCCGAGCGCGTGGCTGCACTGGAGCAGTTCGGCCCTGCGGTGGCGGTGTCCGGGCTGACCGGCGAAGGAGTGGACGAGCTCCGGAATCGGCTGGAGGAGCTGGCGGCCCGGGCCTCCGAAGCGGCCGAGGCAGCCCAGGACCGTGGCCCGCTGGTGGTCCTGCGTCCCGGCCGGGAGCGCTTCACCGTCCGCCGGGAGGGGGAACGGTTCCGGGTCGCGGGGCGGCACGTGGAACGCTGGGTGGCCGAGACCGACTTCGAGGATCCGGCCGAGGTGGTCTCCCTGCAGAACCGCCTGAAGCGGGAGGGCGTGGAGCGGCGCCTGGCGGCGGCCGGCGCGCGCCGGGGCGACGAGGTCGTGATCGGAGACCGGGCGTTCGAGTTCTTCCCCGAGGAGCAGCATGGGCATGGATAG